One Phaseolus vulgaris cultivar G19833 chromosome 2, P. vulgaris v2.0, whole genome shotgun sequence DNA window includes the following coding sequences:
- the LOC137810411 gene encoding pectinesterase-like, translating into MATQQQSLLEKPKKPVSKTICLFLSVIAVLSSSAFIASYLFNNSSLHHVCDQALDTASCLTHVSEVTKTHTFTTTEHHKLNLLKSFLMKYTSHIEKVMDTTSAIKLRVNNPREEAALRDCAELMDLSLDRVWSSMLAVTEQSIESRQDAHTWLSSVLTNHATCLDGLEGASRSVMEGEVEDLISRARTSLAILVGSVLPPKVEEIIDEPLNGEFPSWVSSKDRRLLESGVGDIKANVVVAKDGSGKFKTVTEAVASAPDNGKTRYVIYVKKGTYKENVEIGKKKKNVMLVGDGMDATIITGSLNFIDGTTTFNSATVAAVGDGFIGQDIWFQNTAGPEKHQAVALRVGADQSVINRCRIDAFQDTLYAHSNRQFYRDSFITGTVDFIFGNAAVVFQKCNLVARKPMSNQKNMVTAQGREDPNQNTGTSIQQCNLTPSSDLKPVVGSIKTFLGRPWKKYSRTVVMQSTIDNHVDPTGWAEWDAQSKDFLQTLYYGEYMNSGAGAGTSKRVTWPGYHVIKTAAEASKFTVTQLIQGNVWLKNTGVNFIEGL; encoded by the exons ATGGCTACCCAACAACAATCTCTGTTAGAGAAGCCCAAAAAACCCGTTTCCAAAACTATCTGCTTATTCCTTTCTGTGATTGCAGTTCTAAGTTCATCAGCCTTCATTGCTTCTTATCTCTTCAACAATTCCTCCCTTCACCATGTCTGTGATCAGGCACTTGATACTGCATCCTGCTTAACACATGTCTCAGAAGTAACCAAAACTCACACATTCACCACAACAGAACACCACAAACTCAATCTTCTCAAATCATTCCTCATGAAATACACCTCCCACATCGAGAAAGTCATGGACACAACCAGTGCCATCAAACTCAGGGTCAACAATCCAAGGGAGGAAGCAGCTTTGCGGGACTGTGCGGAGCTCATGGACTTGTCCTTGGACAGAGTTTGGAGCTCGATGTTAGCCGTAACAGAACAGAGCATTGAGTCGCGACAAGATGCACACACATGGCTAAGTAGCGTGCTAACGAACCATGCAACTTGCTTGGATGGATTAGAGGGTGCGTCTCGGAGTGTTATGGAGGGTGAAGTTGAGGACTTGATATCCAGGGCAAGAACCTCTCTAGCCATTCTTGTTGGCTCTGTTTTGCCTCCAAAGGTTGAAGAGATCATTGATGAACCCTTAAATGGGGAGTTTCCGTCATGGGTGAGCAGCAAGGATCGGAGGCTTTTGGAAAGTGGGGTTGGGGACATCAAGGCCAATGTCGTGGTGGCTAAGGATGGGAGTGGCAAGTTCAAGACTGTCACTGAGGCTGTGGCGTCTGCACCAGACAATGGTAAGACAAGGTACGTTATTTATGTGAAAAAGGGAACATataaagaaaatgttgaaattggtaagaagaagaaaaacgtCATGCTCGTGGGTGACGGTATGGATGCAACTATAATCACCGGAAGCTTGAACTTCATCGACGGAACAACAACCTTTAACAGCGCCACAGTTG CTGCTGTGGGTGATGGGTTTATAGGTCAAGACATATGGTTTCAGAACACGGCGGGACCGGAGAAACACCAAGCGGTGGCTCTGCGCGTAGGCGCCGACCAATCCGTGATAAACCGTTGTCGCATAGATGCCTTTCAAGACACTCTCTACGCACACTCCAACAGGCAGTTCTACAGAGACTCTTTCATCACCGGCACCGTTGACTTCATTTTCGGAAACGCCGCCGTCGTCTTCCAGAAGTGCAACTTGGTGGCCCGAAAGCCCATGAGTAACCAAAAAAACATGGTGACGGCTCAAGGAAGAGAAGATCCAAACCAAAACACAGGAACTTCAATTCAACAGTGTAACCTAACACCCAGCTCAGATCTTAAGCCTGTTGTGGGTTCCATCAAAACTTTTCTGGGTCGACCATGGAAGAAGTACTCCAGAACTGTGGTGATGCAGTCGACAATAGATAACCATGTTGATCCAACGGGATGGGCAGAGTGGGATGCTCAGAGTAAGGACTTTTTGCAAACGTTGTATTATGGAGAGTACATGAACAGTGGAGCTGGTGCTGGAACGAGCAAGAGAGTGACTTGGCCTGGTTATCATGTAATCAAAACTGCAGCAGAAGCCAGCAAGTTCACTGTAACACAGCTCATCCAAGGAAATGTTTGGTTGAAGAACACCGGTGTCAACTTCATTGAAGGCCTCTAA